The Plasmodium falciparum 3D7 genome assembly, chromosome: 3 nucleotide sequence ATATACATAGTAAAAGATATATAgcatgtataataatataaataataatacacatatatataattatgtattacatgtaaatatataattaacaaaaaaatgaactttttattatattagtcATAACAAAGATCCAAAATACATTAAACGTACATGTCctaataagatatataacgagctataaattaaaaacaaaaaaaatataaaatttgcataaaatcatataaaatataacatttgctgatttatttattaaattgtataaatatatgttgggatataatattatgttattgaataaataatatatatatatatatatatatatatatatatatatatatatatatatatttatttatttatttatttatttatttatccttTATTATGCGTGTAGATAAATTATTACGTTGTAACGTTTAGGTTAATTCTATGAATTGTAcctaaatataattatataatataataaatatataaaataatttcttttatttatttattttttagatGATAAttacacatacatacatatatattatttttatttataggaTAGaacaaattttattatttcatgtaatttttttttattgatatATGACTGTAAAAGTGTTATGtcgaaaaattaattatacaattataaattttttaaacaaatattatattaataaaatattatatatatataatatatttagtgATATgcacatattataattaattataatatatgtaatccctataaaaaaaaaaataacgaaATAGATacaatattaattaatagtaaatattttatatctatataacaTGAGCCCCAATAAAAATAACCTTAGTAGAATCTATGATATTTGAGAAagtaatattttatgatcatgtaaaataaaaataaaaaaaaaaaaataattttttttaattggaTTAATGATACTACattatatcattaatttatatgatattaatCGTAGGAATATATAAGCTAaacaaatgaataaataaataaatatatatatgttaaaaattCACACAAaaaagtatacatatatatacacacatatatatatatatatatatatatatttcatttaaatatttttaaatcatgttctgtgtgtatattttgtCCTTCATATCtattcaaaaaatttattctGTTAGTAATATAAGGAAGAGTGACAGTTCCTATAGGTGGACAGGCTAATGTCATGGTTGATAAAACACTTATAGGTACAAGTTCGGGAGAAAAAATACTTCCATCTGTAAcactattatttattaataaatcagAATGCACTTCatctaatatattcataattaatttaagttttttaaaaaatgaattattttcttcGCCATCTGATGGGTCTGTTAATGTATAGTATTCTTTTATTCTATCTTCCAATGAATTATGATGTTCCCATTTATCATTCATAAGATCATCCATAGGGTCGTCTATAGAATCATCTATATGATTTTCCATCTcattttccatattattatcattatccaCTTTTGTATTGTCTTTTTGATTTTcctcttcattttttctttctcttttttGTGGATTTTTATTTCCACTAAATATtgatgtataaatatatttcttataccattttttattattt carries:
- a CDS encoding exported protein family 3, whose protein sequence is MNYFLSLFNVSLFFLLIFKYSYKNIVKKDLQDKFNKSIITINIASRILTENNKKWYKKYIYTSIFSGNKNPQKRERKNEEENQKDNTKVDNDNNMENEMENHIDDSIDDPMDDLMNDKWEHHNSLEDRIKEYYTLTDPSDGEENNSFFKKLKLIMNILDEVHSDLLINNSVTDGSIFSPELVPISVLSTMTLACPPIGTVTLPYITNRINFLNRYEGQNIHTEHDLKIFK